A genomic stretch from Corynebacterium sp. 21KM1197 includes:
- a CDS encoding NYN domain-containing protein, with amino-acid sequence MRSVVTAILIDGGFYRKRARVLFGEKSPERRADELIQYSRRHIERAGSSLYRIFYYDCAPSERVVYHPLTQRHIDLGKSDQYEWMKRFLKELISKRKVALRRGEELATQGGYVLQGRGLKRLCRGEIGVAELSEGDFRLDIVQKGVDMKIGLDIAALSESRVVNQIIMISGDSDFVPAAKHARRCGIDFILDPMWSPIAESLKEHVDGCWECVAQPPGNEEDPLYAPQTLISGEKATAT; translated from the coding sequence ATGCGGTCTGTGGTGACGGCAATTCTTATCGATGGTGGCTTCTATCGTAAACGGGCGCGGGTTCTATTTGGTGAGAAATCTCCAGAGAGGCGCGCCGATGAACTTATACAGTACAGTCGCAGGCATATCGAGCGGGCAGGCTCAAGCCTCTATCGTATTTTTTATTATGACTGCGCGCCCTCGGAGCGGGTGGTGTATCACCCGCTGACCCAGCGGCACATTGACCTGGGAAAGAGCGATCAGTATGAGTGGATGAAGCGCTTTTTAAAGGAATTGATTAGTAAACGGAAAGTGGCTCTCCGCAGGGGAGAGGAACTGGCTACCCAGGGTGGTTATGTATTGCAGGGGAGGGGGTTGAAACGATTGTGCCGTGGGGAGATAGGCGTGGCGGAGTTATCGGAGGGAGATTTTCGCCTGGACATCGTGCAGAAGGGGGTGGACATGAAAATTGGTCTGGATATTGCGGCGTTATCGGAGAGCAGGGTGGTCAATCAGATCATCATGATCTCCGGGGACAGTGATTTTGTTCCAGCGGCCAAGCATGCGCGCCGTTGCGGCATTGATTTTATTCTTGATCCAATGTGGTCGCCTATTGCGGAGAGTCTCAAAGAGCATGTTGATGGTTGTTGGGAATGCGTGGCGCAGCCGCCGGGGAATGAGGAGGATCCCCTTTATGCTCCTCAAACCCTGATCAGCGGTGAAAAGGCAACCGCTACTTAA
- a CDS encoding helix-turn-helix domain-containing protein: MVGYRINRQLTELGEHVRGWRMVLGLTAQQVSERAGITRDTLRKIETGNPNVHFTSVAQVLRALGLLDRVVDTVDPLNSDIGRLRAGRLEKKRAR, encoded by the coding sequence ATGGTGGGATACCGGATTAATCGCCAACTCACGGAACTGGGGGAGCACGTGCGGGGATGGCGCATGGTGCTGGGGCTGACCGCACAGCAGGTATCCGAGCGGGCCGGGATTACCCGGGATACCCTCCGCAAGATCGAGACGGGCAACCCGAACGTGCATTTCACCAGCGTGGCCCAGGTGCTGCGGGCGCTGGGGCTGCTTGACCGGGTGGTGGACACCGTGGACCCGCTCAACAGCGATATTGGGCGGTTACGGGCCGGGCGGCTGGAGAAGAAGCGGGCGAGGTGA